One Lacunisphaera limnophila DNA window includes the following coding sequences:
- a CDS encoding GntP family permease: MVSGPLLFAVLALGIAFIVIATTRWKLHPFLALLVTAYGVGLASGLGPEQALTALTGGFGRTVGAIGIVISCGCIIGTALERSGGALVLANALLRVIGEGRALLAMSCTGAIVSIPVFCDSGYVILSPLNRSLARRTGQSMAGFAVALSMGLYATHCLVPPTPGPIATAGELRADLGLVILYGLLIAVPVVFATYLYAGHVGKNLQVEPPAPGPTPFASTVPAPPAFATLAPILLPVLLIAAKSVADLPTRPSGTGALRDILGLIGNPNSALILGVFLTWFVVRRHGRATFGDWSGEGLRDAGTIILITAAGGAFGAVLRETPLAKLVGDALATLSLGRFNLVLPFIVAAGLKTSIGSSTVAMITTASLVSPLLPALGLSAGLGPVLATLAIAGGSMMVSHVNDSFFWVITQMSGLTVPQGYRVVTVASGIAGLTALAGVLVLHFILA; this comes from the coding sequence ATGGTTTCCGGCCCCCTGCTATTCGCTGTCCTCGCGCTGGGCATTGCCTTCATCGTTATCGCGACCACCCGGTGGAAGCTGCATCCCTTCCTGGCCCTGCTGGTCACCGCCTACGGGGTGGGCCTGGCGAGCGGTCTCGGCCCCGAGCAAGCGCTGACCGCCCTCACTGGCGGCTTCGGCCGCACCGTCGGCGCCATCGGGATTGTCATCAGTTGTGGCTGCATCATCGGCACCGCACTGGAGCGTAGCGGCGGCGCGCTCGTGCTGGCCAATGCGCTGCTTCGGGTCATCGGCGAGGGTCGCGCCCTGCTGGCGATGTCCTGCACGGGCGCGATCGTCTCTATTCCCGTGTTCTGCGACTCGGGCTACGTGATCCTCTCCCCGTTGAACCGCTCGCTGGCCCGGCGCACCGGCCAGTCCATGGCCGGCTTCGCCGTGGCCCTGAGCATGGGTCTTTACGCGACCCACTGCCTCGTGCCGCCCACCCCGGGTCCCATCGCGACCGCCGGTGAACTGCGCGCCGACCTCGGGCTGGTTATTCTCTATGGGCTGCTCATTGCGGTGCCGGTGGTTTTCGCCACCTACCTGTATGCCGGTCATGTCGGCAAAAACCTGCAGGTCGAGCCGCCCGCGCCCGGTCCCACCCCTTTCGCCTCCACGGTTCCGGCGCCCCCGGCCTTCGCCACGCTCGCGCCCATTCTCCTACCCGTGCTGCTCATCGCCGCCAAGTCGGTTGCCGATCTTCCCACGCGCCCCTCGGGCACTGGGGCCCTGCGCGACATCCTGGGCCTGATCGGCAATCCCAACAGCGCGCTCATCCTCGGCGTGTTCCTGACTTGGTTCGTCGTCCGCCGGCACGGTCGCGCCACTTTCGGCGACTGGAGCGGGGAAGGCCTGCGGGATGCCGGCACCATCATCCTGATCACCGCCGCGGGCGGAGCCTTCGGCGCGGTGCTGCGCGAAACCCCGCTGGCGAAGCTCGTCGGCGACGCCCTCGCCACGCTCTCCCTCGGCCGCTTCAACCTTGTGCTGCCCTTCATCGTCGCCGCAGGACTCAAAACCTCCATTGGCTCCTCCACCGTGGCGATGATCACCACCGCCTCGCTCGTCTCCCCGCTCCTGCCCGCCCTCGGCCTGTCGGCCGGCTTGGGTCCGGTGCTGGCCACCCTCGCGATCGCCGGCGGCTCGATGATGGTCTCTCACGTCAACGACAGCTTTTTCTGGGTGATCACCCAGATGTCTGGCCTGACCGTCCCTCAGGGGTATCGCGTGGTCACGGTCGCCTCCGGCATTGCCGGTCTCACCGCCCTGGCCGGGGTGCTCGTCCTGCATTTCATCCTGGCCTGA
- a CDS encoding Thivi_2564 family membrane protein, protein MPLLNVVITLVVVGVILWLINAYIPMQSTIKSILNAVVVIVVVLWLLYGFGVISGGGDIRMPKVN, encoded by the coding sequence ATGCCTCTTCTCAATGTCGTTATCACCCTGGTGGTCGTCGGTGTCATTCTCTGGCTCATCAATGCCTACATCCCGATGCAATCCACCATCAAGAGCATCCTCAACGCCGTCGTCGTGATCGTGGTCGTGCTCTGGCTGCTGTATGGCTTCGGCGTGATCAGCGGCGGCGGGGACATCCGCATGCCGAAGGTGAACTGA
- a CDS encoding response regulator — translation MPRPLILTIDDSKALRLFIAKALANFQCDTDEASNGFNAFFAIERARPDLILLDVLMPVMEGWETLRRLKAAPELADIPVIMLTSPADRPLIAELLTMGAAGTVMKPFNEAALLEAIKPVLKLKPAKR, via the coding sequence GTGCCCCGCCCCCTCATCCTCACCATCGATGATTCGAAGGCCCTGCGCCTGTTCATCGCCAAGGCCTTGGCGAATTTCCAGTGCGACACCGACGAGGCCAGCAACGGCTTCAACGCGTTCTTTGCGATCGAGCGCGCCCGGCCCGACCTCATCCTCCTCGACGTCCTCATGCCCGTGATGGAGGGCTGGGAAACGCTGCGGCGCCTGAAAGCGGCGCCGGAACTCGCGGACATTCCCGTCATCATGCTGACGTCGCCGGCCGACCGGCCGCTGATCGCCGAGCTGTTGACCATGGGCGCAGCCGGCACGGTGATGAAACCCTTCAACGAGGCCGCGTTGCTCGAGGCGATCAAACCGGTCCTCAAGCTGAAGCCAGCCAAACGCTAG
- the purL gene encoding phosphoribosylformylglycinamidine synthase codes for MLILRGSPALSPFRLQKLLADLVTAGLPAQAVSAEFVHVAEVAGELTPDQQAVLTKLLTYGPRRATTPLSGLVQVVAPRPGTISPWSSKATDIARLCGLTAITRIERVIAYTIDFGGAAPTFPLTSLDAAQLQVLQAKLHDRMTQAVFGDLAACAALFRHEQPRPLSSVPVLKAGRAALVVANAELGLALAEDEIDYLVAAFTKLGRDPNDIELMMFAQANSEHCRHKIFNATWEIDGSAKDQSLFQMIKNTYKLHSDGILSAYKDNAAVFTGSRGGRFFADPLTHEYAAHDEDIHILCKVETHNHPTAISPYPGAATGSGGEIRDEGATGRGSKPKVGLVGFSVSHLRLPGAVRPWEQDHGKPGRIVSALDIMLEGPLGGAAFNNEFGRPAINGYFRTFEQEVPGAKGAELRGYHKPIMLAGGLGNIRAEHVQKGKINPGDQLIVLGGPAMLIGLGGGAASSMASGHGNEDLDFASVQRDNAEMERRCQEVIDACWALGADNPISFIHDVGAGGVSNALPELVNDGGRGGKFNLRQLPNDEPGMTPLAIWCNESQERYVLAVPAARLPQFTALCARERAPFAVVGEATEAKSLVVEDPHFSNTPIDLPLEVLLGKPPRMHRQETTLTRPQHPLNLRGVTILEAAKRVLQHPAVADKTFLISIGDRSLGGLIARDQMVGPWQVPVADCAVTAATYDVYTGEAMAMGERTPVAVNNAAASARLAVGEALTNLAAAQIGDLGKVNLSANWMAAPAVPGDAADLYAAVQAVGLELCPALGITIPVGKDSMSMSTVWQDGSRQQRVTAPISLIVSAFAAVTDIRQTLTPQLRYDPVAGVAEPGVSDAGEASDRQNLGDTVLLLIDLGRGKHRLGGSILAQVVSQMGEATPDVDSATDLKNFWHAIQQLGRDGKLLAYHDRSDGGLFAAVTEMAFAGHTGVDLDLPHLHDPFAALFNEELGAVLQIREEDFDDVYLVLREHGLKACVSRIGTLNTHRALRVRQSGKDLFNESLVTLRGWWSDVTHRIAALRDNPQAADQEQALRLDPANPGIRPVVTFDILAAAAQVAGLKSYATRPAVAILREQGVNGEVEMAAAFTRAGFRAVDVHMTDILSGRVSLMDFRGLAACGGFSYGDVLGAGEGWAKSALFNERARAEFAAFFAREDTFALGVCNGCQMMSNLKSIIPGAEHWPRFVQNQSERYEGRLVSVQVAKSPSILFKDMEGSVLPIAVAHGEGYAEFTDRAAAEAFSASGLVAGRFVDNHHQVTEHYPLNPNGSPLGMTALTTTTGRVTILMPHPERVFRSACMSWSPRDWPEDSPWMKLFYNARTWVG; via the coding sequence ATGCTGATCCTTCGCGGCTCGCCTGCCCTCTCCCCCTTCCGCCTGCAAAAACTCCTGGCGGACCTCGTCACCGCCGGCCTGCCCGCCCAAGCCGTCAGCGCCGAGTTCGTCCATGTCGCCGAGGTCGCGGGTGAACTCACCCCGGATCAGCAGGCCGTCCTCACCAAGCTCCTGACCTACGGCCCCCGCCGGGCCACCACCCCGCTCAGCGGCCTCGTCCAGGTCGTGGCCCCCCGCCCCGGCACCATCTCGCCGTGGTCTTCCAAGGCCACCGACATTGCCCGGCTCTGCGGACTGACGGCCATCACGCGCATCGAACGCGTCATCGCCTACACCATCGACTTCGGCGGCGCGGCCCCGACCTTCCCCCTCACCAGCCTCGACGCCGCCCAGCTCCAGGTCCTGCAGGCGAAGCTGCATGACCGCATGACGCAGGCGGTCTTCGGCGACCTCGCGGCCTGCGCCGCGCTCTTCCGCCACGAGCAGCCGCGCCCCCTGAGTTCCGTTCCCGTGCTCAAGGCCGGTCGCGCCGCCCTCGTCGTCGCCAACGCCGAGCTCGGCCTCGCCCTCGCCGAGGACGAAATCGACTACCTCGTCGCCGCCTTCACCAAGCTCGGCCGCGACCCGAATGACATCGAGCTCATGATGTTCGCGCAGGCCAATTCCGAGCACTGCCGCCACAAGATCTTCAACGCCACCTGGGAAATCGACGGTTCCGCCAAGGACCAGTCGCTGTTCCAGATGATCAAGAACACCTATAAGCTGCACAGCGACGGCATCCTCTCGGCCTACAAGGACAACGCCGCCGTCTTCACCGGCTCGCGCGGCGGCCGCTTCTTCGCCGACCCGCTCACCCACGAATACGCCGCGCACGACGAGGACATCCACATCCTCTGCAAGGTCGAGACCCACAACCACCCGACCGCCATCTCTCCCTACCCCGGCGCCGCCACCGGCTCCGGCGGCGAGATCCGCGACGAGGGTGCGACCGGCCGCGGCTCCAAGCCCAAGGTCGGCCTCGTCGGCTTCAGCGTCTCCCACCTCCGCCTGCCCGGTGCCGTCCGCCCCTGGGAACAGGACCACGGCAAACCCGGCCGCATCGTCTCCGCCCTCGACATCATGCTGGAGGGCCCGCTCGGCGGCGCCGCCTTCAACAACGAGTTCGGCCGGCCCGCCATCAACGGCTATTTCCGCACCTTTGAACAGGAAGTCCCCGGCGCCAAAGGCGCCGAACTCCGCGGCTACCACAAGCCGATCATGCTCGCCGGCGGCCTCGGCAACATCCGCGCGGAGCACGTCCAGAAGGGCAAGATCAACCCCGGGGACCAGCTCATCGTCCTCGGCGGACCCGCCATGCTCATCGGCCTCGGCGGCGGCGCCGCCAGCTCGATGGCCAGCGGCCACGGCAATGAGGATCTCGATTTCGCCAGCGTGCAGCGCGACAACGCGGAGATGGAACGCCGCTGCCAGGAAGTCATCGACGCCTGCTGGGCCCTCGGCGCGGACAACCCCATCTCCTTCATCCATGACGTCGGCGCCGGCGGCGTGTCCAACGCCCTGCCCGAGCTCGTCAACGACGGCGGCCGCGGCGGCAAATTCAACCTGCGCCAGCTCCCCAACGACGAGCCCGGCATGACGCCGCTCGCCATCTGGTGCAACGAGTCCCAGGAACGCTACGTCCTCGCCGTTCCCGCCGCCCGCCTGCCCCAGTTCACCGCCTTGTGCGCCCGCGAGCGCGCCCCCTTCGCCGTGGTCGGCGAGGCGACCGAGGCGAAGAGCCTCGTCGTCGAGGATCCGCATTTCTCGAACACGCCCATCGACCTCCCGCTCGAGGTCCTGCTCGGCAAGCCGCCGCGCATGCACCGCCAGGAAACCACCCTCACCCGGCCGCAGCACCCGCTCAACCTGCGCGGGGTCACGATCCTCGAGGCCGCAAAACGCGTGCTCCAGCACCCGGCCGTCGCCGACAAGACCTTCCTCATCTCCATCGGCGACCGCTCCCTCGGCGGCCTGATCGCCCGCGACCAGATGGTCGGGCCCTGGCAGGTGCCCGTCGCCGACTGCGCCGTCACCGCCGCCACCTACGACGTCTACACCGGCGAGGCCATGGCCATGGGCGAGCGTACCCCCGTCGCCGTCAACAACGCTGCCGCCTCGGCCCGCCTCGCCGTCGGCGAGGCGCTCACCAATCTCGCCGCCGCCCAGATCGGCGACCTCGGCAAGGTTAACCTGTCCGCCAACTGGATGGCCGCCCCCGCCGTCCCCGGCGACGCCGCCGACCTCTATGCCGCCGTGCAGGCCGTGGGCCTTGAGCTCTGCCCCGCCCTCGGCATCACCATCCCCGTCGGCAAGGACTCGATGAGCATGTCCACCGTCTGGCAGGACGGCAGCCGGCAACAACGCGTCACCGCCCCCATCTCCCTCATCGTCTCCGCCTTCGCCGCGGTGACCGACATCCGCCAGACCCTGACCCCGCAGCTCCGTTACGATCCTGTAGCCGGGGTCGCGGAGCCCGGAGTTTCCGACGCCGGCGAGGCGAGCGACCGTCAAAATCTCGGCGACACCGTCCTCCTCCTGATCGACCTGGGCCGCGGCAAGCACCGCCTCGGCGGCTCGATCCTCGCGCAGGTCGTGTCCCAGATGGGCGAAGCCACACCCGACGTGGATAGCGCCACGGACCTCAAGAATTTCTGGCACGCCATCCAGCAACTCGGCCGGGACGGCAAGCTGCTCGCCTACCACGACCGCTCCGACGGCGGCCTGTTCGCCGCCGTCACCGAGATGGCCTTCGCCGGCCATACCGGCGTGGATCTCGATCTCCCGCACCTGCACGATCCCTTCGCCGCCCTCTTCAACGAGGAACTCGGCGCCGTGCTCCAGATCCGCGAGGAGGATTTCGATGACGTCTACCTCGTCCTGCGCGAGCACGGTTTGAAGGCCTGCGTCTCCCGCATCGGCACGCTGAACACCCACCGCGCCCTGCGGGTGCGGCAGTCGGGCAAGGATCTCTTCAACGAGAGCCTCGTCACCCTCCGCGGCTGGTGGTCCGACGTCACCCACCGCATCGCCGCCCTGCGCGACAACCCCCAGGCCGCCGACCAGGAACAGGCCCTGCGGCTGGATCCCGCCAACCCCGGCATCCGCCCGGTCGTCACCTTCGACATCCTTGCCGCCGCGGCGCAGGTTGCCGGCCTCAAGTCTTACGCCACCCGCCCGGCTGTCGCGATCCTGCGCGAGCAAGGCGTGAACGGCGAGGTCGAGATGGCCGCCGCCTTCACCCGCGCGGGCTTCCGCGCCGTGGATGTGCACATGACCGACATCCTGAGCGGCCGCGTCAGCTTGATGGATTTCCGGGGCCTGGCCGCCTGCGGTGGCTTCAGCTACGGCGACGTGCTGGGCGCCGGCGAGGGCTGGGCCAAGAGCGCCCTGTTCAACGAGCGCGCCCGCGCCGAGTTCGCCGCCTTCTTCGCCCGCGAGGACACCTTCGCGCTCGGCGTGTGCAACGGCTGCCAGATGATGAGCAACCTCAAGTCCATCATCCCCGGCGCGGAGCACTGGCCCCGCTTCGTGCAAAACCAGAGCGAGCGCTACGAGGGGCGCCTGGTTTCCGTGCAGGTGGCCAAGAGCCCCAGCATCCTCTTCAAGGACATGGAGGGGTCCGTCCTCCCGATCGCCGTCGCCCACGGCGAGGGCTACGCCGAGTTCACGGACCGCGCGGCCGCCGAGGCCTTCAGCGCCTCGGGGCTAGTCGCCGGCCGCTTCGTCGACAACCACCACCAGGTCACCGAGCACTACCCACTCAACCCCAACGGCTCCCCGCTGGGCATGACCGCGCTCACCACGACCACCGGCCGCGTCACGATTTTGATGCCCCACCCCGAACGCGTCTTCCGCTCCGCCTGCATGAGTTGGTCCCCCCGGGACTGGCCGGAAGACAGCCCCTGGATGAAGCTCTTCTACAACGCCCGTACCTGGGTGGGCTGA
- a CDS encoding amidophosphoribosyltransferase: MSEFISHECGIALVRLKKPLAYYQEKYGTPLWGFNQLFLLMEKQHNRGQDGAGVACVKFDVPAGDPYMFRERNVETNPLDKIFQALLTRYNQLVADGAVHPEFTETAKQKFDFCGELYLGHLRYGTSGGYNLSSCHPFFRRSSWPTRNLMLAGNFNLTNTAELNDSLIAIGQHPIFATDTQAILERIGFCLDDEHEMLYRELRSQGLPGDEISRRINAELDPARVLRTAAANWDGGYAIAGLVGNGDAFVARDPSGIRPCHWFENDEVVAFASERAPLCTVFDLEAAQVSEVEPGCAVVMKKSGAVQVERITAELPKTQCTFERIYFSRGNDADIYRERKALGAGLADRILSSIGGDLENSVFSFIPNTAEVAYFGLMSELRFRRRAEVKQTLLDAAKAGTISEALVDDLILNNWPRGEKLITKDVKLRTFISQEKSRNNLASLVYDITYGVVQPKDHLVCVDDSIVRGTTLRRSILRILKRLNPKKIIIASTAPQIRYPDCYGIDMSEIGKFVAFEAAITLLKERGQAAVIEEVYRLCREELKSPGKIPVNHVKKIYEPFTADEISARITQLVSPPANGWKGEIEIIFQSIENLHRALPNHSGDWYFTGNYPTPGGFRVVNQAFVNYFEKAEGRSY; this comes from the coding sequence ATGAGCGAATTCATCTCCCACGAGTGTGGCATCGCGTTGGTGCGGCTGAAGAAGCCGCTGGCCTACTACCAGGAAAAGTACGGCACCCCGCTGTGGGGCTTCAACCAGCTGTTCCTCCTGATGGAAAAACAGCACAACCGCGGCCAGGATGGTGCCGGCGTGGCCTGCGTGAAGTTCGACGTGCCGGCCGGCGACCCGTACATGTTCCGCGAGCGCAACGTCGAGACCAACCCCCTCGACAAGATCTTCCAGGCGCTGCTCACCCGCTACAACCAGCTGGTGGCCGACGGCGCGGTGCACCCGGAGTTCACGGAGACGGCCAAGCAGAAGTTCGATTTCTGCGGCGAGCTCTACCTGGGCCACCTGCGTTACGGCACCTCGGGCGGCTACAACCTCAGTTCCTGCCACCCCTTTTTCCGCCGCAGCTCCTGGCCGACCCGCAACCTGATGCTGGCGGGCAATTTCAACCTGACGAACACGGCGGAGCTGAACGACAGCCTGATCGCGATCGGCCAGCACCCGATCTTCGCCACCGACACCCAAGCCATCCTCGAGCGCATCGGCTTCTGCCTGGATGATGAGCACGAGATGCTTTACCGGGAATTGCGCAGCCAGGGGCTGCCCGGCGATGAGATCTCCCGGCGGATCAACGCCGAGCTGGACCCGGCCCGCGTGCTGCGCACGGCCGCGGCGAACTGGGACGGCGGTTACGCGATTGCCGGCCTGGTGGGCAACGGTGACGCCTTCGTGGCGCGCGATCCCTCGGGCATCCGCCCCTGCCACTGGTTTGAGAACGACGAGGTCGTGGCCTTTGCCTCCGAGCGCGCCCCGCTTTGCACGGTGTTCGACCTTGAGGCTGCGCAGGTCAGCGAGGTGGAGCCCGGCTGCGCCGTGGTGATGAAAAAGTCCGGCGCGGTGCAGGTCGAGCGCATCACGGCCGAGCTGCCCAAGACGCAGTGCACCTTCGAGCGCATCTATTTCTCGCGCGGCAACGACGCCGACATCTACCGCGAGCGCAAGGCCCTCGGCGCCGGCCTGGCCGACCGGATCCTCAGCTCGATCGGGGGCGACCTCGAGAACTCGGTCTTCAGCTTCATCCCGAACACCGCCGAGGTGGCCTACTTTGGTCTGATGAGCGAACTGCGCTTCCGGCGTCGCGCCGAGGTGAAGCAGACGCTCCTCGACGCCGCCAAGGCGGGCACGATCTCCGAGGCGCTGGTCGACGACCTGATCCTCAACAACTGGCCGCGCGGCGAGAAGCTCATCACCAAGGACGTGAAGCTCCGCACCTTCATCAGCCAGGAGAAGTCGCGCAACAACCTCGCCTCGCTGGTCTACGACATAACGTACGGGGTGGTACAGCCGAAGGACCATCTCGTGTGCGTCGACGACTCGATTGTGCGCGGCACGACGCTGCGTCGCTCGATCCTGCGCATCCTGAAGCGGCTGAATCCGAAGAAAATCATCATCGCCTCGACCGCCCCGCAGATCCGCTATCCCGACTGCTACGGCATCGACATGTCGGAGATCGGCAAGTTTGTGGCCTTCGAGGCCGCCATCACCCTGCTGAAGGAGCGCGGCCAGGCCGCGGTCATCGAGGAAGTCTACCGCCTCTGCCGCGAGGAGCTGAAGTCGCCGGGCAAGATACCCGTCAACCACGTGAAGAAGATCTACGAGCCCTTCACGGCCGACGAGATCTCCGCCCGGATCACGCAGCTGGTTTCCCCGCCGGCGAATGGCTGGAAGGGTGAGATCGAGATCATCTTCCAATCCATCGAGAACCTGCACCGCGCGCTGCCCAACCACAGCGGCGACTGGTACTTCACCGGCAACTACCCGACGCCCGGCGGCTTCCGCGTCGTGAACCAGGCCTTCGTGAACTACTTCGAGAAGGCGGAGGGCCGGAGTTATTAA
- a CDS encoding AIR synthase related protein — protein sequence MSLSYESSGVRYDQLDAFKRACQQAARTTANELTSHGYAEPATTRGESCYLMEAGDHYLAHVEEGLGTKNLVADVVYAQTGKCFYREIAIDTVATIVNDLITCGARPISVAMHAAVGASEWFTDAVRMQALVDGWAEGCHRAGAVWGGGETPTLKGIVHPDAIVLAGSAVGKIVPKTQRITGDVQDGDAIIFLASTGVQTNGLSLCRLIAERLPQGYQTPIGHGDGRTYGEALLAASAIYVDFVVKCQQAGVKLNYVAHVTGHGWRKLMRLEEPFVYEITEPRPIPALFQFLMEAGPIDLREAYATFNMGVGFAAYVAPSAVEATLAAAKAAGHEAWVAGKVKKDGTRKAVVIPSLGLEYSGDTLQVR from the coding sequence ATGTCATTAAGCTACGAAAGTTCCGGTGTCCGTTACGACCAGCTCGATGCCTTCAAGCGCGCGTGCCAGCAGGCGGCGCGGACCACGGCGAACGAGTTGACCTCCCACGGTTACGCCGAGCCGGCGACAACCCGCGGCGAGAGCTGCTACCTGATGGAGGCGGGCGACCACTACCTCGCGCACGTCGAGGAAGGTCTCGGCACCAAGAATCTCGTGGCGGACGTCGTGTACGCCCAGACGGGGAAGTGTTTCTACCGTGAGATCGCGATCGATACCGTCGCGACCATCGTCAACGACCTAATCACCTGCGGCGCGCGCCCGATCTCGGTCGCGATGCACGCGGCGGTGGGCGCCTCGGAGTGGTTCACCGACGCGGTGCGTATGCAGGCGCTGGTGGACGGCTGGGCCGAGGGCTGTCACCGGGCCGGCGCGGTCTGGGGCGGCGGCGAGACCCCGACACTCAAGGGCATCGTGCATCCCGACGCCATCGTGCTCGCGGGCTCGGCCGTGGGCAAGATCGTGCCGAAGACGCAGCGCATCACGGGTGACGTGCAGGACGGCGACGCGATCATTTTCCTAGCCTCCACGGGCGTGCAGACGAACGGGCTGAGCCTGTGCCGCCTGATCGCGGAGCGGCTGCCGCAGGGTTACCAGACCCCGATCGGTCATGGCGACGGGCGCACCTACGGCGAGGCCCTGCTCGCCGCGTCGGCCATCTACGTGGATTTCGTGGTGAAGTGCCAGCAGGCCGGCGTGAAGCTGAACTATGTGGCACACGTCACCGGCCACGGCTGGCGCAAGCTGATGCGGCTGGAGGAGCCGTTTGTCTACGAGATCACGGAGCCGCGCCCGATTCCGGCCCTGTTCCAATTCCTGATGGAGGCCGGCCCGATCGATCTGCGCGAGGCCTACGCGACCTTCAACATGGGCGTCGGTTTCGCCGCCTACGTGGCGCCGTCCGCCGTGGAGGCGACGCTCGCCGCCGCCAAGGCGGCAGGGCACGAGGCCTGGGTGGCCGGCAAGGTGAAGAAGGACGGCACGCGCAAGGCGGTTGTCATCCCATCGCTGGGCCTCGAGTACTCCGGCGACACGCTGCAGGTGCGGTGA
- a CDS encoding DEAD/DEAH box helicase: protein MPFSKLGLPPSLVNGVKAMGYVDPTPIQLRAIPVVLGGGDLIGSAQTGTGKTAAFALPVLARLGKHEPRGPRVLVLEPTRELAAQVETAFRDFGRFTDIRATVVHGGVGYGRQRSEIQAGTDIVIATPGRLMDFLNEKTLRLDNLKILILDEVDRMLDMGFVKDVKKIIAMCPRERQTLFFSATVPPEIEEVARFALRNPARVEIGVSRTVNKSVTHAFYPVPMGLKFDLLVALLEKTDFQSCLVFSRTKHGADKIARKLKAANHSVAVLHANRSQSQRVEALEGFKSGKYEVMVATDIAARGIDVAGVSHVINYDIPANPEDYVHRIGRTGRAMAVGDAFTLTTPDQTGEIRDIERFIGQKVPQLKLEGFNYAAAPKPAMGFQGAAPAHGQRPAHGHGGGRGGQGGGRGGQGGYGGGRGHQPAREQKFFQPSSQAQAPAPRPAQPGQFTPQGQAPAPGGGGHGQPPGPRKFGGLSRGRWNRR, encoded by the coding sequence ATGCCATTTTCCAAGCTCGGGCTGCCGCCCTCCCTCGTCAACGGTGTCAAAGCCATGGGCTACGTTGACCCGACGCCCATCCAGCTGCGCGCCATCCCGGTCGTGCTCGGCGGCGGCGACCTGATCGGCTCGGCCCAGACCGGCACCGGCAAGACCGCCGCCTTCGCCCTCCCCGTCCTCGCCCGCCTCGGCAAGCACGAGCCCCGCGGCCCGCGCGTCCTCGTCCTCGAGCCCACCCGCGAACTCGCCGCTCAGGTCGAGACCGCCTTCCGCGACTTCGGCCGCTTCACCGACATCCGCGCCACCGTCGTCCACGGCGGCGTCGGCTACGGCCGCCAGCGCAGCGAGATCCAGGCGGGCACCGACATCGTCATCGCCACGCCCGGCCGCCTGATGGACTTCCTCAACGAGAAGACCCTCCGCCTCGACAACCTCAAGATCCTCATCCTCGACGAGGTCGACCGCATGCTCGACATGGGCTTCGTCAAGGACGTGAAGAAGATCATCGCGATGTGCCCGCGCGAGCGCCAGACGCTGTTCTTCTCGGCCACCGTCCCGCCCGAGATCGAGGAGGTTGCCCGCTTCGCCCTGCGCAATCCCGCCCGCGTCGAGATCGGCGTGTCGCGCACGGTCAACAAGTCGGTCACCCACGCCTTCTACCCGGTGCCGATGGGCCTCAAGTTCGACCTGCTCGTCGCCCTGCTCGAGAAGACCGACTTCCAAAGCTGTCTGGTCTTCTCCCGCACCAAGCACGGCGCCGACAAGATCGCCCGCAAGCTCAAGGCCGCCAACCACTCCGTCGCCGTCCTCCACGCCAACCGCTCGCAGTCGCAGCGCGTCGAAGCCCTCGAGGGTTTCAAGTCCGGCAAATACGAGGTAATGGTCGCCACCGACATCGCCGCCCGTGGCATCGACGTCGCCGGCGTCTCGCACGTTATCAATTACGACATCCCGGCCAACCCCGAGGATTACGTCCACCGCATCGGCCGCACCGGCCGCGCCATGGCCGTCGGCGACGCCTTCACCCTCACCACGCCCGACCAGACCGGCGAGATCCGCGACATCGAGCGTTTCATCGGCCAGAAGGTCCCGCAGCTCAAGCTCGAGGGCTTCAACTACGCCGCCGCCCCGAAACCCGCGATGGGTTTCCAGGGCGCGGCACCCGCCCACGGTCAACGCCCGGCCCACGGCCACGGCGGCGGTCGCGGGGGCCAGGGTGGCGGCCGCGGCGGCCAGGGCGGTTACGGCGGTGGCCGCGGCCACCAGCCCGCCCGCGAGCAGAAGTTTTTCCAGCCGTCGAGCCAGGCCCAGGCTCCCGCGCCTCGCCCGGCGCAGCCCGGCCAGTTCACGCCGCAAGGTCAGGCCCCCGCCCCCGGTGGTGGCGGTCACGGCCAGCCGCCCGGCCCGCGCAAGTTCGGCGGCCTCTCGCGCGGCCGCTGGAACCGGCGCTGA